The proteins below come from a single Kryptolebias marmoratus isolate JLee-2015 linkage group LG12, ASM164957v2, whole genome shotgun sequence genomic window:
- the si:ch211-198m17.1 gene encoding mucin-5AC isoform X3, with protein MFLKHLHLALLFGAVAKAAAETATSGNVSLTNSPTSHMPTTSSSNISTSTLTTTGVITTESTTRATMTVTPTNPAGETTTRNPTHPPSAPTTGAAASPTTPEANRPASSETTKTTTAPASSSNTTTSAPVTTSTPPINTSTTTAPINTSATTAPINISATTAPINISATTAPINISATTAPINTSATTAVNSTDTSEAPASTATPSSSTINTNTTLPTGLPPSPPSSSSTSSSLPPITSPGSSTIPPTGVTTSLSPSAPTPGVTSHATGTITTTDTSPDSTTLTPNPATATADRDATTVVTEGSASTAAPPTLGPAIECPSVPCPTQSVCLGGACQCLSGSYMKNKRCEPAQVFPGRLHFSSLTFDERMSDRSSDVFRRTAAQISAALQKVLGNEEGYIRSDVVQLQSGSVLATVNNIFEDSPATQESVDRLITAATIASSGFLNNASYEGANLCEVEPLPCDASTTTCTSVTGRAACSCRDGYVSTVYVSTSCKACPSGQRAVGDACQQCPFGYAGFNCSDSALLAVVVISCVLGGALLVVVLAVLVYYAWRRCSCRMPSYSTSPYSDDLNKSWPVSVMPIPRASTNWDAATSIELTEGGNVNVLEEKRHQSNGSSGSYDLDPENMQTFKGKNSSRYSYLVQGHENPYFLPGDEKRN; from the exons ctgcagctgaaacagctACCAGTGGGAATGTGTCCCTTACAAACTCCCCAACGTCTCACATGCCAACAACTTCCAGCAGCAACATCTCCACCAGCACGCTGACAACTACCGGAGTAATTACTACAGAAAGTACAACAAGAGCAACTATGACTGTGACACCAACCAACCCTGCTGGAGAGACAACCACAAGAAACCCAACTCACCCTCCGTCAGCTCCAACCACTGGTGCAGCAGCTTCCCCAACAACGCCCGAGGCAAACCGCCCCGCCTCCAGTGAGACTACAAAAACAACCACCGCACCTGCTTCAAGCAGCAACACAACAACTAGCGCACCTGTCACCACCTCAACTCCACCAATCAACACCTCAACTACAACCGCACCAATCAACACCTCAGCTACAACCGCACCAATCAACATCTCAGCTACAACCGCACCAATCAACATCTCAGCTACAACCGCACCAATCAACATCTCAGCTACAACCGCACCAATCAACACCTCAGCTACAACTGCGGTAAACTCCACTGACACCTCTGAGGCTCCTGCATCGACCGCCactccttcctcctccaccatCAACACAAACACGACACTCCCAACTGGACTCCCACCCTCTccaccttcctcttcctccacctccaGCTCTCTCCCTCCCATCACCTCCCCAGGCAGTAGCACCATACCCCCTACTGGAGTTACCACCAGCCTTAGCCCTTCTGCACCAACCCCAGGAG TGACCAGTCACGCTACTGGAACCATCACTACGACTGATACATCACCCGACAGCACCACTCTGACCCCGAACCCCGCCACAGCTACCGCCGACCGTGACGCCACCACGGTTGTGACAGAAGGAAGCGCCTCCACAGCGGCCCCGCCCACCCTAGGTCCAGCCATAG AATGTCCTTCTGTCCCGTGTCCCACTCAGAGCGTCTGCCTCGGCGGCGCGTGTCAGTGTCTCTCCGGCAGCTACATGAAGAACAAACGCTGTGAACCTG CTCAAGTGTTCCCGGGCCGGCTTCATTTCAGCTCGCTGACATTCGATGAGCGAATGAGCGACCGCTCCTCCGACGTGTTTCGGCGCACAGCAGCGCAGATCTCAGCAGCA cttcaaaaaGTCCTCGGAAATGAGGAAGGTTACATACGGTCGGATGTCGTTCAGCTTCA ATCTGGGAGCGTGCTCGCGACCGTGAACAACATCTTCGAGGACAGCCCTGCCACTCAAGAGTCTGTTGATCGGCTCATTACTGCAGCCACCATCGCCTCCTCTGGTTTTCTGAACAACGCTTCGTACGAAG GCGCAAATCTGTGCGAGGTGGAACCGCTGCCTTGTGACGCTTCCACCACGACGTGCACGAGCGTGACGGGCCGAGCTGCCTGCTCCTGTAGAGATGGCTACGTCTCCACGGTGTACGTAAGCACCAGCTGCAAAG CCTGTCCGAGCGGGCAGCGGGCGGTGGGAGACGCATGCCAGCA gtgtCCGTTCGGGTACGCCGGCTTCAACTGCAGTGACT CGGCCCTGCTGGCGGTGGTGGTCATCTCCTGCGTTCTGGGCGGAGCTCTGCTCGTCGTCGTCCTGGCGGTGCTCGTTTACTACGCCTG GAGGAGATGCTCGTGCAGGATGCCCTCCTACAGCACCAGTCCGTACTCCGACGACCTGAACAAGTCCTGGCCCGTCTCCGTCATGCCCATCCCTCGCGCCAGCACCAACTGGGACGCAGCTACGTCCATAGAGCTGACGGAAGGAGGCAACGTCAACGTCCTGGAGGAGAAACGGCATCAGAGCAACGGCTCC TCGGGGTCGTACGATCTGGACCCGGAGAACATGCAAACCTTCAAAGGCAAGAACTCGTCCCGCTACTCGTATCTGGTCCAAGGCCACGAGAACCCCTACTTCCTACCGGGCGACGAGAAGCGGAACTGA
- the si:ch211-198m17.1 gene encoding mucin-5AC isoform X2: MFLKHLHLALLFGAVAKAETATSGNVSLTNSPTSHMPTTSSSNISTSTLTTTGVITTESTTRATMTVTPTNPAGETTTRNPTHPPSAPTTGAAASPTTPEANRPASSETTKTTTAPASSSNTTTSAPVTTSTPPINTSTTTAPINTSATTAPINISATTAPINISATTAPINISATTAPINTSATTAVNSTDTSEAPASTATPSSSTINTNTTLPTGLPPSPPSSSSTSSSLPPITSPGSSTIPPTGVTTSLSPSAPTPGVTSHATGTITTTDTSPDSTTLTPNPATATADRDATTVVTEGSASTAAPPTLGPAIECPSVPCPTQSVCLGGACQCLSGSYMKNKRCEPAQVFPGRLHFSSLTFDERMSDRSSDVFRRTAAQISAALQKVLGNEEGYIRSDVVQLQSGSVLATVNNIFEDSPATQESVDRLITAATIASSGFLNNASYEGANLCEVEPLPCDASTTTCTSVTGRAACSCRDGYVSTVYVSTSCKACPSGQRAVGDACQQCPFGYAGFNCSDSALLAVVVISCVLGGALLVVVLAVLVYYAWRRCSCRMPSYSTSPYSDDLNKSWPVSVMPIPRASTNWDAATSIELTEGGNVNVLEEKRHQSNGSGSQLKHKGWKKSGSYDLDPENMQTFKGKNSSRYSYLVQGHENPYFLPGDEKRN; the protein is encoded by the exons ctgaaacagctACCAGTGGGAATGTGTCCCTTACAAACTCCCCAACGTCTCACATGCCAACAACTTCCAGCAGCAACATCTCCACCAGCACGCTGACAACTACCGGAGTAATTACTACAGAAAGTACAACAAGAGCAACTATGACTGTGACACCAACCAACCCTGCTGGAGAGACAACCACAAGAAACCCAACTCACCCTCCGTCAGCTCCAACCACTGGTGCAGCAGCTTCCCCAACAACGCCCGAGGCAAACCGCCCCGCCTCCAGTGAGACTACAAAAACAACCACCGCACCTGCTTCAAGCAGCAACACAACAACTAGCGCACCTGTCACCACCTCAACTCCACCAATCAACACCTCAACTACAACCGCACCAATCAACACCTCAGCTACAACCGCACCAATCAACATCTCAGCTACAACCGCACCAATCAACATCTCAGCTACAACCGCACCAATCAACATCTCAGCTACAACCGCACCAATCAACACCTCAGCTACAACTGCGGTAAACTCCACTGACACCTCTGAGGCTCCTGCATCGACCGCCactccttcctcctccaccatCAACACAAACACGACACTCCCAACTGGACTCCCACCCTCTccaccttcctcttcctccacctccaGCTCTCTCCCTCCCATCACCTCCCCAGGCAGTAGCACCATACCCCCTACTGGAGTTACCACCAGCCTTAGCCCTTCTGCACCAACCCCAGGAG TGACCAGTCACGCTACTGGAACCATCACTACGACTGATACATCACCCGACAGCACCACTCTGACCCCGAACCCCGCCACAGCTACCGCCGACCGTGACGCCACCACGGTTGTGACAGAAGGAAGCGCCTCCACAGCGGCCCCGCCCACCCTAGGTCCAGCCATAG AATGTCCTTCTGTCCCGTGTCCCACTCAGAGCGTCTGCCTCGGCGGCGCGTGTCAGTGTCTCTCCGGCAGCTACATGAAGAACAAACGCTGTGAACCTG CTCAAGTGTTCCCGGGCCGGCTTCATTTCAGCTCGCTGACATTCGATGAGCGAATGAGCGACCGCTCCTCCGACGTGTTTCGGCGCACAGCAGCGCAGATCTCAGCAGCA cttcaaaaaGTCCTCGGAAATGAGGAAGGTTACATACGGTCGGATGTCGTTCAGCTTCA ATCTGGGAGCGTGCTCGCGACCGTGAACAACATCTTCGAGGACAGCCCTGCCACTCAAGAGTCTGTTGATCGGCTCATTACTGCAGCCACCATCGCCTCCTCTGGTTTTCTGAACAACGCTTCGTACGAAG GCGCAAATCTGTGCGAGGTGGAACCGCTGCCTTGTGACGCTTCCACCACGACGTGCACGAGCGTGACGGGCCGAGCTGCCTGCTCCTGTAGAGATGGCTACGTCTCCACGGTGTACGTAAGCACCAGCTGCAAAG CCTGTCCGAGCGGGCAGCGGGCGGTGGGAGACGCATGCCAGCA gtgtCCGTTCGGGTACGCCGGCTTCAACTGCAGTGACT CGGCCCTGCTGGCGGTGGTGGTCATCTCCTGCGTTCTGGGCGGAGCTCTGCTCGTCGTCGTCCTGGCGGTGCTCGTTTACTACGCCTG GAGGAGATGCTCGTGCAGGATGCCCTCCTACAGCACCAGTCCGTACTCCGACGACCTGAACAAGTCCTGGCCCGTCTCCGTCATGCCCATCCCTCGCGCCAGCACCAACTGGGACGCAGCTACGTCCATAGAGCTGACGGAAGGAGGCAACGTCAACGTCCTGGAGGAGAAACGGCATCAGAGCAACGGCTCC GGGTCTCAGCTGAAGCATAAAGGATGGAAGAAG TCGGGGTCGTACGATCTGGACCCGGAGAACATGCAAACCTTCAAAGGCAAGAACTCGTCCCGCTACTCGTATCTGGTCCAAGGCCACGAGAACCCCTACTTCCTACCGGGCGACGAGAAGCGGAACTGA
- the si:ch211-198m17.1 gene encoding mucin-5AC isoform X1: MFLKHLHLALLFGAVAKAAAETATSGNVSLTNSPTSHMPTTSSSNISTSTLTTTGVITTESTTRATMTVTPTNPAGETTTRNPTHPPSAPTTGAAASPTTPEANRPASSETTKTTTAPASSSNTTTSAPVTTSTPPINTSTTTAPINTSATTAPINISATTAPINISATTAPINISATTAPINTSATTAVNSTDTSEAPASTATPSSSTINTNTTLPTGLPPSPPSSSSTSSSLPPITSPGSSTIPPTGVTTSLSPSAPTPGVTSHATGTITTTDTSPDSTTLTPNPATATADRDATTVVTEGSASTAAPPTLGPAIECPSVPCPTQSVCLGGACQCLSGSYMKNKRCEPAQVFPGRLHFSSLTFDERMSDRSSDVFRRTAAQISAALQKVLGNEEGYIRSDVVQLQSGSVLATVNNIFEDSPATQESVDRLITAATIASSGFLNNASYEGANLCEVEPLPCDASTTTCTSVTGRAACSCRDGYVSTVYVSTSCKACPSGQRAVGDACQQCPFGYAGFNCSDSALLAVVVISCVLGGALLVVVLAVLVYYAWRRCSCRMPSYSTSPYSDDLNKSWPVSVMPIPRASTNWDAATSIELTEGGNVNVLEEKRHQSNGSGSQLKHKGWKKSGSYDLDPENMQTFKGKNSSRYSYLVQGHENPYFLPGDEKRN, encoded by the exons ctgcagctgaaacagctACCAGTGGGAATGTGTCCCTTACAAACTCCCCAACGTCTCACATGCCAACAACTTCCAGCAGCAACATCTCCACCAGCACGCTGACAACTACCGGAGTAATTACTACAGAAAGTACAACAAGAGCAACTATGACTGTGACACCAACCAACCCTGCTGGAGAGACAACCACAAGAAACCCAACTCACCCTCCGTCAGCTCCAACCACTGGTGCAGCAGCTTCCCCAACAACGCCCGAGGCAAACCGCCCCGCCTCCAGTGAGACTACAAAAACAACCACCGCACCTGCTTCAAGCAGCAACACAACAACTAGCGCACCTGTCACCACCTCAACTCCACCAATCAACACCTCAACTACAACCGCACCAATCAACACCTCAGCTACAACCGCACCAATCAACATCTCAGCTACAACCGCACCAATCAACATCTCAGCTACAACCGCACCAATCAACATCTCAGCTACAACCGCACCAATCAACACCTCAGCTACAACTGCGGTAAACTCCACTGACACCTCTGAGGCTCCTGCATCGACCGCCactccttcctcctccaccatCAACACAAACACGACACTCCCAACTGGACTCCCACCCTCTccaccttcctcttcctccacctccaGCTCTCTCCCTCCCATCACCTCCCCAGGCAGTAGCACCATACCCCCTACTGGAGTTACCACCAGCCTTAGCCCTTCTGCACCAACCCCAGGAG TGACCAGTCACGCTACTGGAACCATCACTACGACTGATACATCACCCGACAGCACCACTCTGACCCCGAACCCCGCCACAGCTACCGCCGACCGTGACGCCACCACGGTTGTGACAGAAGGAAGCGCCTCCACAGCGGCCCCGCCCACCCTAGGTCCAGCCATAG AATGTCCTTCTGTCCCGTGTCCCACTCAGAGCGTCTGCCTCGGCGGCGCGTGTCAGTGTCTCTCCGGCAGCTACATGAAGAACAAACGCTGTGAACCTG CTCAAGTGTTCCCGGGCCGGCTTCATTTCAGCTCGCTGACATTCGATGAGCGAATGAGCGACCGCTCCTCCGACGTGTTTCGGCGCACAGCAGCGCAGATCTCAGCAGCA cttcaaaaaGTCCTCGGAAATGAGGAAGGTTACATACGGTCGGATGTCGTTCAGCTTCA ATCTGGGAGCGTGCTCGCGACCGTGAACAACATCTTCGAGGACAGCCCTGCCACTCAAGAGTCTGTTGATCGGCTCATTACTGCAGCCACCATCGCCTCCTCTGGTTTTCTGAACAACGCTTCGTACGAAG GCGCAAATCTGTGCGAGGTGGAACCGCTGCCTTGTGACGCTTCCACCACGACGTGCACGAGCGTGACGGGCCGAGCTGCCTGCTCCTGTAGAGATGGCTACGTCTCCACGGTGTACGTAAGCACCAGCTGCAAAG CCTGTCCGAGCGGGCAGCGGGCGGTGGGAGACGCATGCCAGCA gtgtCCGTTCGGGTACGCCGGCTTCAACTGCAGTGACT CGGCCCTGCTGGCGGTGGTGGTCATCTCCTGCGTTCTGGGCGGAGCTCTGCTCGTCGTCGTCCTGGCGGTGCTCGTTTACTACGCCTG GAGGAGATGCTCGTGCAGGATGCCCTCCTACAGCACCAGTCCGTACTCCGACGACCTGAACAAGTCCTGGCCCGTCTCCGTCATGCCCATCCCTCGCGCCAGCACCAACTGGGACGCAGCTACGTCCATAGAGCTGACGGAAGGAGGCAACGTCAACGTCCTGGAGGAGAAACGGCATCAGAGCAACGGCTCC GGGTCTCAGCTGAAGCATAAAGGATGGAAGAAG TCGGGGTCGTACGATCTGGACCCGGAGAACATGCAAACCTTCAAAGGCAAGAACTCGTCCCGCTACTCGTATCTGGTCCAAGGCCACGAGAACCCCTACTTCCTACCGGGCGACGAGAAGCGGAACTGA